Within Vicia villosa cultivar HV-30 ecotype Madison, WI linkage group LG1, Vvil1.0, whole genome shotgun sequence, the genomic segment ACAAGTTTATCTACACATAATAATAACTGTCAAgggtttctttcttcttcttttttgcatTTTTGTAtgatttagggttttatttttatgTATCAGAGGTTTTTACTCatatttgttgtttttgtttgctTTCATGTTCCAGTGGCTCTATTCTGATGACTTGGCTCTGATGGATATAAAATGGTTAGTCCTTATGTTATTTTGTATGTCTTTGAGTACATATCCTCAGCCAACTACCAAGGCATTTACATGCAATGAGATGTTTGTTGTAGGAATACATGGCAGAACTTTTATTTTGCATGTCTTTGATTACATATCCTTACTTTGAtgattgatcagtgcattttgatgcacgttcatTTATGTTTGTatttaggcatttctatggtttggtttgtttatttttctattttataatgttttttgtaattcagtttattttattgttatttgattttcgcactttattttcagcattaacagtctgcgctaaaatgatcataactggagctacgGGAATCCGATTGATGCGTTCTAATAATCTCcgaaaagctaagagaaagagctacaactttcatgttggagtcaaaggcaaATTCTTAGTGCATAATtaccagaatttcgtttgaagttgcaatattagttttatttagttttgggttgttagttttgggcctgagttatgtttgtttgatccagttgggttatgacccgaattcttgTTTCTCCCATTTACAAGGGCTGGCCATACTGTTCATTCTCAGGTAATTCACTATTCACGAAATTATTTTGAAGCTTGTACGAtcgtgtaatggagaactaatccgaaGGTGAAATTTGTCGGAGTCGAATTccaaatactttgaggttttttatcaatttcaatcaaattgcTCATTCCTTTCAATATTATGCTCTGTGtcctgtttgcttaattcaagtaCCATAGgataaatattgatttgattcgaTGATTGTTGTTCCTATAATTTATTCGCGTTTGCTTAATCTGCGcaattgtgtttgcttaattcacaatacTTCAATTCGTTAGCTTAATTCAGAAATTAGGAATTTACATATTGTAGTATGAATTACGCTTGTTGACTCATTATTATAATCGAATAGGAATTGAAATCATTCAGGGAATTGAAATTATACTGACCGATGATAAGTTGGACATCGAACCGACAAATTAACCAGTTTTAACCACTTATTTAATAATcactttttattttctcttttatgattcgattctaaaacaaacccccattatcgtttttactgttagttaataaaatcaagaatcctttgcGATACGAATCGAGTCAttgttgttgtagtatgctttttaaagttactcgttttgatccgcgtattattagttaataaaatcaagaatccttgcgatacgacaaCGGATCAATGATGCTTTCATGATGATGTAGTTCACTTTTCATGAACTTTTTGTGGATATTGTTAGCTTTATAATGAATTAGTAATATAATATATTAGTTTATTACTTGAATGTTGGTGGATTTGTAATATATTTATCCCTTGGACGATGGATACACATGATGATGATAGTTTATAGTTTCTTGGTTATCTTAATGATATAGACTATGAATTACGTTTAATGAGCTATATTAATGCCTTAACACAACAAtatatttgaattaaatttgTGAATTATTATGTCTTATGGTAAAATAAGATCTTGTTTTGCTGCCTTTAAGTCAAATACTTCTCAATTGTTTTTATATGGtagattgaaaaaaaatcaaaaaaaggcTGAAATGGTTGAAAACTATTATGAAACTTCTCTATTAGTGTCTCATTCAAAGGATGTTAGTATCAAGAGAATCTTATGCAATAAGAATGGGAAAAGGACTAGCTTTTACTGATCAAAAAATGATTACAAAACTCATAATCATTATCAGAGGATAACAAATGCATTAAACAAGGTTTCAACTCTCAGACTTGGTCACCACTCCAATCATAAGTCACGAGGAAGGACAAAATCCCAAAGAAACAAAACTAGGACCAAAAGCAAACTTGCGTATAGGTAACATTGGTAAGTAACAAGTTAAAATATATTGTATGGAAAATGCCACTCATTTATAAAAGTTACAATTATCGGGTACATGCATGAAAAAAAAGAAGCTTCTCATCCTCATTGGCTTTGTTAAAACAAATTCCATCTTCGAAGACACGAACTTTGGGGGTAAAAATACTTCACCCGCTTCAAAGCACTCTCAAAAGCATCTTCACTGATAAATAAAACCTCCCGTAAGGACTTAGCCAACTATTTAGAAAAGCCAAGGTTCTCTTGGCGCATCACATGAAGACTACCCCCAACCTTCTCCTAACTATCTTGGGACTCCTTCAAAGATATCTTCAAATCTTCTAATTTTCTTTGAGCATGATACTCAACCCCCACTTAGGAAAAATATGTCAGGGCAAAGGTCGATGCTCCACCTTTCTTAACCACTTCATGGAGAAGTCGTCATACTTGTTTATCCAAAGTACCAAGATACCTAAAAGGTTCCATGATATCCTTTATGGATAATAACTTATCATAGGCACCACGTACTTCCTTTAAGTACCGATCCCGCTAAATGGTATCGACCCGCCTTTTTAATTTATCCTTCTCTTATTAGAGGCAGTCAAGAAGGAAAATTCCCCTCGACCAATAGAGAAGCCAATTCCCTCTTCATAACCTCCTTGGAAAGGCTAGAGAAATATGATTAATCTTCATCATAAATCAAAGACCTTAATTCCTTATCCTTCCTCGTGCCTAGAAGAGCCAACAACACAGGACGTCATCCTCAAGGGGGGAAGTCATCCCTCTTAAGGTGCTTGACCAAGAATGTTTTTTTGAAGAAACCCCACTGCTTGGATTTCCGCCAACCTAATTTGGAGTTACAAAAAACCTTCTAGCAAGTCACTGGATGAGGAAACCTCAGAGTTCAGTCTAGGAAGCTACCCTCAATAGAAGGTGTTCCGTTGGGTGTAATCATGGTAGAAGCCCCCTCCCGACGAATGGGGTGTTTGGGATTCAGACCAAAGTTGCAGGTGCTCGAAATTCCTTCCTTAATTATCATATATCATCATTCTTAATCATGCTTACATAGCAAAAAATTATCATCAAGAAATGTTTGAGGATAAGAAAAGAGAAAAGGGAGACTTTAGCTCCACttacaaaatattattttctctCCCCCTTGATTTGGCATCTACCAGCTATCGAGTATATATGCACTTCTTTAATCGACACCTAGAAGCACCATTGACACAATTTAACTGTTTGCAAAATGGTACAAGTTGGCTCTTCAAATACAATTCTTCCAGGGACAAGTCTTATGATAGGATGCAACTATGAAGGATCGGTCCACGGGTGATTCAAGACACGTACTTCAAAATCATTGAAGGGAAGTTGATAGCCTATGCTGGAGAACAAGTTTTCTTAGAAAGGGATGTCACACCCATCGTATGGGTTGTAGATCGTCTCATTTTCACATGGGTAAACACACTCCAATCAGTAACTGAACCTACATCTCTCAAAGCTCAATAAAAACTCTTTCACAAACAAAGGCAAAAGTAATCCCTAATATCTCAGGATTCGTCGAATTTCTTGAAATATCATTGCCATCCTtcttgattaaaattaatatcATTGTCATGAATAAAATATATCTTTAATAGAACTGATGCTGGCACAATAGGATGAAAAATTTGAACGATTTATATGCCTTACTCAAAGAGCGTAAGAGCGAATAGAGGGGGTTTCAAGCTCGAACGAGAAATCCTTATCCTATATCTAAGCACTTAAATGTCATTAAATCAACAATATATGTCCGACGATGGGGATCTCCTTGAAAAAGTGATCCATAGACAACTAAGGACTTTAAAAAGAGAAGTAACCTAATCACCAACAAACAGAGATGTGTCAGTTTCCCTCAGCACCACAATACGACTTTAAAGAACGACATTTAGTGTACCTGTCCCCAATGATTACTGTTTCCCGTCCAAGGCATCCATGCCCATGAGCTCCCTAGGCAGATGTCGAACTATGTTACAAGTCGTCGCACTGTCAACCAAGAACAAGGGCTTGAGGGACAAATGTTATGGGCTGGTCACAAGACCTCGTCGATAAAGCCTAGTAATGGGATAATGGATTGTCAAGAAGGACATATGTGATCTCATTTTCCCTCCTTACAATAGAATCCTCTTTACGAAATCATCATGCATCATCTCCTGGAAATGATCAAACGGTCAACCGCATTTTACTCACAATCAATTATCAACCATTTATCCCATTTTTAAGAAGAGCACACATGTCACTCTTAATGTATGATTCATATTCCATCTAAATTTCATTTCTCACTCTCTTATTAATTTGAGCCTTAAAATACGAACCTTACACATTTGTCTCGGTTCCACCACATCGGAAAACTCGGTCCACCGCAATTCTTGTCTATTTCACATCATTGATTTTCACatgattttaaaacaaatatatatacacTGTCAGGATCCGTTGACATCAGATGTCAAAGTTTTCTTTGACGCCAAATCTTGgtcattcaatttttttaatctaaaggctcatattttttcattaaaccttgaatttattctatttttcaatttttttcaatattaaaggaaatttattttttaaaatgatattttctttaaaaatttctttctctcggttattatgtttttattttatttttaaatttagagttttaatttaaattttaaattggcttaaatgcaactttggtccccctattatgtctttttttcaattttggtcCCCTCATTTCAAAAATCGGTTTAGATAATCCCCTTATTTTGAATTTCTTAGTAAAATGGTCCCACTTTCAATCTGAGAGTgttttttaatgacgtggcataTATACTGCTTACTTGTCATTAACCTGGTGGATAAATAAATTACTTTTattaaattcatttattttgttatattttaaatgttttttaaaattttaaactcaTTACTTTATTCCATTTTGTTATTTCCATAAGAAAAAAACATTCAGATTTCCCAAACCATGAACCCTAGAAATTGATAAAGGACTGAGAGATGTTGTCTTTTCCCCATACATGAACCCTAGAAATTGAAACACAAGAGACGGTAGTGTTCGTCCGTTGCTGTCTTCGTCCATTGTTCGCCAGTCAGTGTCTTCGTCCAGTGTTCGTCCCTCATTCTTCTTCGTGACGTCTGCGCTTCGTGAGTTCTTTGGATCGTGAGTTCTGGAAAAATGGCAAATCCATCTTATGTATTCAGGTAAGTGCTTTTATATTGTGGTCCCAAACTATGTTAGTTTGCTGATTGTTTATTGTGTGTGGTCCCAAATTATGctttttattgtttgtttattGTCAGTGGTCCCATACTATGCTTTTTGCTGTTTGTTTAATGTATGTGGTCCCTTAAGATGTTGGTTGAATGTCTGGCACTGTTTGTTTATTGTCAATTTCGTTTTGTGTAGGTCAGCACCTGCTCAACATGTTAGACTAAGAATACATCATAAGGGGGAATTGATAACTCATCCTATAACATTGTATGTTGGTGAAGTGATAACTGAGTTGGAATGGGACTGGGATGTGGACTATGTGTCCTATATGGATCTTGAAGAAACGATAAAAGGTGTGGGTTATGGAAAGTTTAAGTGTCTCTGGTATTGTCACCCAAGGTTTGCATTTTCGCGTGGGCTTCGACCGTTGAATAATGACCAAGATGTTTTAAGGTTTATTGAGGATGTCAAAGGGTTTAAGGTAGTTGAAATTTATGTTGAACATGTTGTTGATATACCCGATGTTATAGAGAGTGATGAGGGTGTTGATGTGAATGTGAACTTGGAGGGTGAGGGTGCTGATGTGAGTAAATCTGTTGAAAGTGATGGTGCTGGTGTgaataaaaatgttgaaaatgaGGGTGATGGTGTGAATAAAAATGTGAGGGAAATAAGGGTGTTGGTTTGGAAAGTGAGGGTGTTGATGTGAATGTGGAGGAGGTTGATACTGAAACTGATCCAAATTATGCAATTGGCACAGACGGAAATAACAAGATTATGCCCATAGCATATGCAGTTGTGGAAGCCGAAACCAATGACTCATGGCAATGGTTCTTAAATTTGTTACTTGATGATTTGCAAGCCATCCAACATAATAGATATGGCTTTATCTCAGACCAGCAAAAGGTATTAATTTGTTTATCTAATTCTTTATGTAGTAAACTATTTAGAAGActtcatttatatttgtttatcttaTTCTTATAGGGATTGGTACCGGCTATTCTAGAGACAAGCCAGTACGTTGAACATAGATTGTGCGTGAAACATTTATAtggaaattggaaaaagaaatgtCCATGGATAGTGATGAAGGATGTTTTATGGAGGGCTGCTAGGGCAACAACAGTACCTGCATGGGAGAGGGCAATGGAACACGTGAAATTACTTGAGCCAAATGCTTAGAAAGATATGAAGGCAGTCCCTGCTGCATGTTGGAGTAGAGCACATTTTAAAACGGACACTCAATGTGACTTGCTAGTCAATAACATGTGCGAAGCTTTCAATAGAGCAATTTGGGAGTATCGAGACAAACCAATCATTACACTACTTGAAGGAATCAAACACTATTTAACTTTGAGGATTTCAAAACAAAAAGATGCTCTAGGTAAACATAAAGGAGTTATAAGTCCCAACATCCAAAAGGTCATAGAAAAGTCAAAACAATAAGCTGGTGGATGGAGTGCAACTTGGCACGGTGATGATGACTTTGCCATTTTTGGTGTGTCAGATGGTAGAGAAACATTTGTTGTGAATTTGCTTCAAAAGACATGCTCATGCAGAAGGTGGAATTTAACTGGGATACCCTGTTGTCATGCTATTGCCTGTATATGGTATAACAAAAAAGCACCAAAAGACTATGTTACATCATATTATAGGTAAATCAAACATCTAAATTGTCATTTCATTTCAACTCTGTATTTTGTATTTTACCATATTAATGAGATAATTTTGTGTGCATATAAGACATCTACTATGCTTGCTACATATAGTCACATCATCTTGCCAACAAATGGGCCACAGTTATGGCTAAATGATGGAAACCTAGCCATCAACCCACCTGTTATGAGGAGAGCTATTGGATGGCCAAAGAAGAATCGAAACAAGGCTAATGATGAGCCTAGAAGCACAAACACATTGCCAAGACTTCTTCAAATTCTGAAATGCAAAAAAGTGGAAATATGGGACATAACAAAAGAACTTGCAAAGGGAAACGAGCGGTTGAGAGATCCATTCCTAATGGTGGCAATAAAAAGGCAAATAAGAATGCAAAAAAGGATGTTGGGCAAACTATCATAGAAGAAGGGTCGCAAGCACCAATAGCAACTCAAGAATAGTTACATTAGGTTTTAAGTCTGTTATGGTTTTTGTGAATTAACACTGTTTTGAGCCTGTTATGGTTTTTGTGAATTAACACTTGTTTTGAGCCTATTAAGGCATTTGTAATTCTACACGAATCTGTGACTGTTGTTTTGAGGCTATTATGGCAACTATTTAAGCCTATTAAGTATGCTTTTGTATTGTTCATTTTGTTAAGTAAGGCAGGTGTGATGCATATTGAATATGCAATTGTAAATTCAATATCCAATTGTTAAGTATGTCTCTGTTATTTACAATCTGTGTTCATTTTGTTAAGTAAGGCAGGTATTATGCATATTTAATATGCATACTGAATTTTGTGACTGCATATGCATACTGAATTTGCAAGTTATTGAATACTGAGGCAGGTATTATTCATTTTGTGACTGCATATTGAATATACAACTGAATATGCATATTGAATTTGCAAGTTATTAAATACTGAGGCAGGTGTGGTAATTTACAATTGTTACTGAATATGGTGTGGTAATTTGCAAGTTACTAAATATGCATACTGAATTTGCAAGTTACTGAATATGCTGTTATAGAGCTTGAATAAAATGCAACTCTTGAATAAAATGCAGCAAAATGAAATACTGCTATAGCTGTTATAAAATGTTGTTTTTGTGTCAATTATAGGTCAATTAAATCCAATTGACCAAATTACAAGTAGAATTGACCAAATTAATAACAAGTAGAATTGATCAAATTACAACTACATATAACACTAAACATTCTATTAACAAATTACAAGTAGAATTGACCAACACAATTTCAAGCAAGAACATATAGCTTAGATGAACCATTAACAACAAAATTACACGTTCAATTAAATTCAACAACACCATTTCAAACAAGAACATATAACTTAGATGAACCATTAACAACAAAATTAGAAGTCACATTACAATAGAACATTACAGTAGAACAAACTTAGATGAATATTACATTACTTGAAAATGTTTGTTGCAACTAATGCAACAACTAATAACATTACAAGCCCTAATGCCAAACCCAAACCCCAACCCATATACTTAATCTTCAACTGCAGAAAATTTTCATGATTCTTGCTCTCCTTGCTTAAATCCAGAAGCTCGTCATTTTTTTTCCAAAGATCGAATCACATCTTTTGCACGGATGTTCATCTCTTCATCATACCACTCAAAATAGTTACACCCTTTTTTCCTCATCAAGTTAAAATTCCCACAACCATAGAACCTTCTTCCGGAATTCTCGTAGGTCCAGGATGTCATCAATGGAGACTCAACCTGACACCAACATTTGTTCCCTCTTCTTCTTAACCCGGATTGATTTGTAGATGCAAATGAGACCCTTGACGACATGGAACAAAAAAAAGATGAAATAATGGATTGGTTGGTGGTGAAAGCAAAGAGATGAACAAGATGAAGCTTGGCGAGAAAGATGAGGCTTGACGAAGAAGATGGTTTACGTTGTTGTCTTCTCCAAGAACCCAGATGAACACAACATTAGATTTAGGGTtaaatgttatatttattttgttttattactatattatatattaatatattagaaaatattttaaaatataattgaaataattatataataaaatgaaataatttgTTGCTGATATGGCactgccacgtcattaaaaaacACTCTCAGATTGGAAGTGGGACCATTTTACTAAGAAATTCCAAATAAGGGGATTATCTAAACCGGTTTTTGAAATGAGGGGACCAAAATTAGAAAAAAGACATAATAGGGGAATCAAAGTTGCATTTAAgccttttaaaatttaaaattataaatttaaatttttttaaaattattctaaaattatTAGAGAGATAGAgggaaataataaaatttaatttttttttaatatatttgacaATTAATCAATTAATGTATGTGAAAGTTAAGAcaatcttgaaaaaaaaaaagccaaatttgtgttttccacatgttaCTAGTAATTTCTTATATATAGAATATGATAACGTTGTCacttagaccatctccaatggtagtttcttctattgagttctccacatgtaccattaatttaataattaaatatttaaaaaatttgccatgtcataatagagttgcattgcaatgcaacaactaaaaaattgtagtacccaatcaaatcaagttatgaggtAAAGTCGTGGGacccatatatttttattaaagttaaaattaaataaattcttttaatatgatgtggcTTAGTGGATCCCATAAAAAACTCAAAAGTAAGTTGTACAATTGAAGATGCTGTTGTTatatataggggtggcaaaacgggtccggccggcggggaaagcccgttttacccgcactttttcgtGGGGCGGGAGGAGGTTTTAGGCCCGTTCCCTTTAGTGtgtccgccccgccccgccccgtttttttgcgggcttttgcgggcatgagctttttcacacaattttactatttttaggcctaaaaggttcaatACCCACGGGCTTTCTCCggcccgccctcacttttttgcggggcagggcaagattttagacccgcactctctaatatgcccgccccgccccgcactgttttttcgcgggcttttgcggggcgggcatgccagTTTGCCAGTTATATatgaagttaaaaaaaatatctaGATTGGTTGATAGGTTTTATAAAATGCAAAAACTATACTAGAATTTGAATACTCTTATTGAGGAGTGGAGTAGTAGTACGTTGAGATGTGACAAAGTGCACAGAGTATGAATTCGCCATGTCAAGTCGCTGTTgttcttttattgtttttttcatcTCACTATATCTTTTTTAACGTTAAATCACATCACTTCAGTTTCCAACaccctctctctatctctctctgaCTTTTCCATTTCCTTTGCATTCTTCCTTCTTACTCTTCCACCACACACTAACACACaacttaaatttttatttattctgtAAAACCCATGTGCCTTTGTTTTTGTTTACTTTCGAGAACTTGTGAAGAACAACACTAGCTCCTCCTCCTACTACCTAGGGAGTATAGTATAGACTAGAGAGAGTGTCACAAAAACAAACTAGAAACAACTTGCTTAAGTTAAAGCCTTTTTCTTTTGGTTGCAAACAGatcaaaaaagagagaaaaaagaggaCTCTTGTTTCATTCCAAACAGCACTTTGAAGAAATGACTAAAGAAGAAGACTTTAAGCTCCTTAAAATCCAGGTACTTCTTTCTCTCCTTATTAACAAATATTGCTTTCTGTTCTTTCTTTTAACacccctttttttctttttggttttttagCTTCCTATTAGCATAACATACTTGGGTTTTTGGTCTTTTCACTAAAAAAACTACCTTTCTGTGTTTTTTTTCATCTGCAGACTTGTGTTCTCAAAGTGAATATTCACTGTGATGGTTGTAAGCAGAAAGTGAAGAAACTCCTTCAAAGAATTGAAGGTACTCACTCACTTTCAGAAACATACTCAAACTCAGTGTAATAGCATTGTTTAGTTTACTTACAATAATGTGGTTCCTTTTATAAGTTGTGTGAGTTTAAGGTAAacataaaaattgaatttttttggcCTATATTCAAAAGAAAATGAATGCTACTTTTCATAGCTTTTTGGGAAATTTTTTGCTGTAGAAAGTTTGgtatttataaattttactttttttcttctgaaaaagGCCACATTTTGAACATGATGTGAACATAATTCATTAAAtgtttagaataattaaaaattgttttttttcatgATTAGAAGAGTTATGAGTTcagtttttattcttttatctgcATGAAGTTTTTATGCTTTTGGGTCTTTTGTTATGTAGGTGTTTATCAAGTTGAAATAAATGGAGACCAGCAAACGGTAACAGTTTCAGGAAGTGTGGATGCTGAAACATTGATCAAGAAGCTGTTAAGATCTGGCAAATATGCTGAGCTTTGGTCTCAGAAAactaacaataatcagaatcaaaagcagAAGAACAACAATGTTGTCAAAGATGACAagaacaaaggaaagaaacaagtGCTGGTTAAAGGGCTTGAAGCCTTCAAAAACCAGCAGAAATTTCCTGCTTTTATTTCTGAAGAGGGCGATGAATACTACGAATACGGTGatgatgaagaggaagaagatgaagagatgcgGATCATCAGGGAGAAAGCGAATCAAATTCATATGATCAGACAACAACAACATGCAGCTGATGCAAGCAATGTGAAGAAAGGTATTGGAGCTAAGATGAACAATGCTAGCAATGGCAATGGCAATGGTAATGGATGCAAGAAAGGAGGCTCGAATCAGAATATGGGAATGAAGGAAAGTGCTAACGGGGTTGATCACAAAACAATGGCAGCTATGAAGATGAATAATGCTCATTTGGTTGGTAATGGTGAAACTCTTCAACTTGGAGAATCCAAAAGGGGTAGTGACATTGGTGCTATGATGAACTTAGCCGGTTTTAacggtaataataataataacggtGTTGGTAGCGCTACTACGATTCTAAGTGGGAACTCTACGGCTATTCCAAATGGTGGTTTTGTTACTGGACAATTTCCACCAACAATGCTGATGAACATGAATGGTTTCAATAACCATTCATCTCCTTTGATGAACATGAACATGCA encodes:
- the LOC131610560 gene encoding heavy metal-associated isoprenylated plant protein 37, which encodes MTKEEDFKLLKIQTCVLKVNIHCDGCKQKVKKLLQRIEGVYQVEINGDQQTVTVSGSVDAETLIKKLLRSGKYAELWSQKTNNNQNQKQKNNNVVKDDKNKGKKQVLVKGLEAFKNQQKFPAFISEEGDEYYEYGDDEEEEDEEMRIIREKANQIHMIRQQQHAADASNVKKGIGAKMNNASNGNGNGNGCKKGGSNQNMGMKESANGVDHKTMAAMKMNNAHLVGNGETLQLGESKRGSDIGAMMNLAGFNGNNNNNGVGSATTILSGNSTAIPNGGFVTGQFPPTMLMNMNGFNNHSSPLMNMNMQQARHGMMMQQQQPQMMYHRSPYVPPNTGYYYNYNNYIPANYSYGNASEDQNSAAHMFSDDNTTSSCSIM